A window of the Carassius carassius chromosome 36, fCarCar2.1, whole genome shotgun sequence genome harbors these coding sequences:
- the LOC132117456 gene encoding mitochondrial fission factor-like isoform X2 has protein sequence MASSGYFGDGPPMRERDPYFTEAISQRMRVPERLRVGPVPHAHAHADQRHEELPAAYSMHIPDRLALTDAPDLSPHPLFTKHTSSMWDLQHGSWDREGFMREPVQSPLRRSYSDQGFGRTPPGTPTHSRQTLRSHSPFGYPENHPSQAVEVQPDQSRTSASQEFWLSPEEDTGTAVEFMVLRRQVLKMSRRIAGLERQSTEHRQTELLLFSLLLSACLLNGWLWMRR, from the exons ATGGCATCTTCAGGGTATTTTGGTGACGGTCCTCCGATGCGCGAGCGTGACCCCTACTTCACCGAGGCCATCAGCCAGAGGATGCGCGTGCCCGAGCGGCTGAGGGTCGGTCCAGTGCCTCACGCGCACGCACATGCAGACCAAAGACATGAAGAGCTACCTGCTGCCTATAGCATGCACATCCCAGACAGACTGGCCTTAACAG ATGCTCCTGATCTGAGTCCACACCCTCTCTTCACTAAACACACTTCATCAATGTGGGACCTGCAGCATGGGTCCTGGGACAGGGAGGGGTTCATGAGAGAGCCTGTTCAG AGTCCACTGCGAAGGTCTTACAGTGACCAGGGATTTGGTCGAACCCCACCTGGAACCCCCACACACTCCAGACAAACACTCCGCTCCCATTCTCC GTTTGGTTACCCAGAAAACCATCCCTCTCAGGCTGTGGAGGTTCAACCTGATCAAAGCAGGACAAG TGCCTCGCAGGAGTTCTGGCTCAGTCCTGAAGAGGACACAGGTACCGCTGTCGAGTTCATGGTGCTCCGCAGACAG GTGCTGAAGATGAGCAGGAGGATAGCAGGGCTGGAGAGACAGAGCACAGAGCACAGACAGACGGAGCTGCTGCTGTTCTCTCTGTTACTGTCTGCCTGTCTGCTCAACGGCTGGCTGTGGATGCGCAGATGA
- the LOC132117457 gene encoding transmembrane gamma-carboxyglutamic acid protein 3-like, whose protein sequence is MWVLPSWKQRWNGIAIVTAWKVKIVQIEFSCGSMAPAFLDGRDANSLLKRSPRANGFLEEFRQGNIERECAEESCSFEEANEVFENKERTMEFWKNRSIYTVNSNADSRLERPDTVYMVVPLLGVALLIIIALFLIWRCQLQKATRRRPAYTQNRYLANRNARSLPRILVHRDPPSHSENSHANDRPGVVVSSGERGRASVAPQDGHHDSSHSQNNRSLYVQDSSLSVASHLSGATPPPSYEEVTGHLESSSDETTAPYSDPPPKYEEIVLEK, encoded by the exons GTCAAAATAGTTCAGATTGAGTTCTCTTGTGGTAGTATGGCACCAG CGTTCCTAGATGGCAGGGATGCAAACTCTCTCCTCAAACGTTCTCCACGGGCCAATGGCTTCCTGGAGGAGTTTCGGCAGGGTAACATTGAGAGGGAGTGTGCCGAGGAGAGCTGCAGCTTTGAGGAGGCCAATGAAGTGTTTGAAAATAAGGAGCGAACG ATGGAGTTCTGGAAAAACCGCAGCATCTACACAGTGAACAGCAATGCTGATTCCCGCTTGGAGCGCCCGGACACTGTGTACATGGTGGTGCCTCTCCTGGGCGTGGCTCTCCTCATCATCATCGCGCTCTTCCTCATCTGGCGCTGTCAACTGCAGAAGGCCACACGCCGGCGTCCGGCCTACACCCAGAACCGCTATCTGGCTAACCGAAATGCCCGCAGCCTCCCGCGCATCCTGGTGCACCGGGACCCTCCCTCACATTCAGAGAACTCTCACGCCAATGACAGGCCAGGTGTGGTGGTCAGCAGTGGCGAGAGGGGCAGGGCTTCGGTGGCACCACAAGACGGCCATCATGACTCCAGCCACTCTCAGAACAATCGCTCCCTGTATGTACAAGATTCGTCTTTGTCCGTGGCTTCCCACCTGTCCGGGGCGACCCCACCGCCTTCCTATGAGGAAGTTACCGGCCACTTAGAGAGCAGCAGCGATGAGACAACAGCCCCTTACAGTGATCCTCCGCCCAAATATGAGGAGATAGTGCTGGAAAAGTGA
- the LOC132117456 gene encoding mitochondrial fission factor-like isoform X3 — protein sequence MASSGYFGDGPPMRERDPYFTEAISQRMRVPERLRVGPVPHAHAHADQRHEELPAAYSMHIPDRLALTDAPDLSPHPLFTKHTSSMWDLQHGSWDREGFMREPVQSPLRRSYSDQGFGRTPPGTPTHSRQTLRSHSPASQEFWLSPEEDTGTAVEFMVLRRQVLKMSRRIAGLERQSTEHRQTELLLFSLLLSACLLNGWLWMRR from the exons ATGGCATCTTCAGGGTATTTTGGTGACGGTCCTCCGATGCGCGAGCGTGACCCCTACTTCACCGAGGCCATCAGCCAGAGGATGCGCGTGCCCGAGCGGCTGAGGGTCGGTCCAGTGCCTCACGCGCACGCACATGCAGACCAAAGACATGAAGAGCTACCTGCTGCCTATAGCATGCACATCCCAGACAGACTGGCCTTAACAG ATGCTCCTGATCTGAGTCCACACCCTCTCTTCACTAAACACACTTCATCAATGTGGGACCTGCAGCATGGGTCCTGGGACAGGGAGGGGTTCATGAGAGAGCCTGTTCAG AGTCCACTGCGAAGGTCTTACAGTGACCAGGGATTTGGTCGAACCCCACCTGGAACCCCCACACACTCCAGACAAACACTCCGCTCCCATTCTCC TGCCTCGCAGGAGTTCTGGCTCAGTCCTGAAGAGGACACAGGTACCGCTGTCGAGTTCATGGTGCTCCGCAGACAG GTGCTGAAGATGAGCAGGAGGATAGCAGGGCTGGAGAGACAGAGCACAGAGCACAGACAGACGGAGCTGCTGCTGTTCTCTCTGTTACTGTCTGCCTGTCTGCTCAACGGCTGGCTGTGGATGCGCAGATGA
- the LOC132117456 gene encoding mitochondrial fission factor-like isoform X1, whose amino-acid sequence MASSGYFGDGPPMRERDPYFTEAISQRMRVPERLRVGPVPHAHAHADQRHEELPAAYSMHIPDRLALTDAPDLSPHPLFTKHTSSMWDLQHGSWDREGFMREPVQSPLRRSYSDQGFGRTPPGTPTHSRQTLRSHSPRNIGRPPVVHTHPSPPKPSGLPSIPPNLLSPQSMLQAAKELGQQASQKLLQTVATKYSSRFGYPENHPSQAVEVQPDQSRTSASQEFWLSPEEDTGTAVEFMVLRRQVLKMSRRIAGLERQSTEHRQTELLLFSLLLSACLLNGWLWMRR is encoded by the exons ATGGCATCTTCAGGGTATTTTGGTGACGGTCCTCCGATGCGCGAGCGTGACCCCTACTTCACCGAGGCCATCAGCCAGAGGATGCGCGTGCCCGAGCGGCTGAGGGTCGGTCCAGTGCCTCACGCGCACGCACATGCAGACCAAAGACATGAAGAGCTACCTGCTGCCTATAGCATGCACATCCCAGACAGACTGGCCTTAACAG ATGCTCCTGATCTGAGTCCACACCCTCTCTTCACTAAACACACTTCATCAATGTGGGACCTGCAGCATGGGTCCTGGGACAGGGAGGGGTTCATGAGAGAGCCTGTTCAG AGTCCACTGCGAAGGTCTTACAGTGACCAGGGATTTGGTCGAACCCCACCTGGAACCCCCACACACTCCAGACAAACACTCCGCTCCCATTCTCC TCGCAATATTGGACGTCCACCTGTCGTGCATACACACCCGTCCCCACCAAAGCCCTCAGGACTCCCCTCCATCCCACCCAACCTGCTGTCCCCTCAGAGCATGCTGCAGGCTGCCAAGGAGCTGGGCCAGCAGGCATCTCAGAAACTCCTCCAGACCGTCGCCACAAAATACTCCTCCAG GTTTGGTTACCCAGAAAACCATCCCTCTCAGGCTGTGGAGGTTCAACCTGATCAAAGCAGGACAAG TGCCTCGCAGGAGTTCTGGCTCAGTCCTGAAGAGGACACAGGTACCGCTGTCGAGTTCATGGTGCTCCGCAGACAG GTGCTGAAGATGAGCAGGAGGATAGCAGGGCTGGAGAGACAGAGCACAGAGCACAGACAGACGGAGCTGCTGCTGTTCTCTCTGTTACTGTCTGCCTGTCTGCTCAACGGCTGGCTGTGGATGCGCAGATGA